A genomic segment from Fusarium fujikuroi IMI 58289 draft genome, chromosome FFUJ_chr04 encodes:
- a CDS encoding related to ribosomal protein MRP49 — MRSLGERFNKLRAIISLRCGPGAAILPPEVTRIHMDFATSFKNGHMGAKKFWRENLPRLKYHNPSVPMIVNRHSRNNKKPTISIYLRKPDASTPAPATRSQPSSSRNNMSKATPPDADEKIITVDMTEKHSSHILEYVLAETRAVPIKPTKEEIRELQELDAMARQAEVDRARMRSLREEKKREEDMLKRARAAGGVAEEEDS; from the exons ATGAGGTCTCTCGGTGAACGTTTCAACAAGCTTCGCGCT ATCATTTCCTTAAGATGCGGCCCGGGCGCAGCAATCCTCCCCCCAGAGGTGACCAGAATACATATGGACTTTGCAACGAGCTTCAAGAACGGCCATATGGGCGCCAA AAAGTTCTGGCGTGAGAACCTCCCCCGACTAAAATACCATAATCCCTCAGTTCCTATGATCGTCAATCGTCACAGTCGGAACAACAAGAAGCCTACAATCTCTATCTATCTCCGCAAACCCGACGCTTCAACTCCCGCACCCGCTACTCGTTCCCAGCCCTCCTCATCACGCAATAACATGTCCAAGGCCACACCACCGGACGCCGATGAGAAGATTATTACCGTCGACATGACTGAGAAACACTCCTCTCACATTCTTGAATACGTACTTGCCGAGACCCGTGCTGTCCCCATCAAACccaccaaggaggagatccGTGAATTGCAGGAGTTGGACGCCATGGCCAGACAAGCCGAGGTTGACCGAGCACGTATGAGGAGCTTAcgtgaggagaagaaacGCGAGGAGGATATGCTGAAGCGAGCCCGGGCTGCTGGCGGtgttgctgaggaagaggattCGTAA